In the genome of Macrobrachium nipponense isolate FS-2020 chromosome 34, ASM1510439v2, whole genome shotgun sequence, one region contains:
- the LOC135207705 gene encoding uncharacterized protein LOC135207705, with product MSYAGVLLYTYALLYCVNQTYGQWNILGGTPAKDNSGWETVGEAVEVKVPVANDDQLEDASDPPTMSEEACLDVLMALDAGTSNVTSTMEALALEQDRRPRGRCYRSRDGPFIGIPGSQRFCYGPLYVVYGQYRYCCPNWYEHPIVTRRGRRIRCRCAYDFQ from the exons ATGAGTTATGCTGGTGTTCTTCTATACACTTATGCTCTGCTATATTGTGTGAATCAGACGTACGGACAGTGGAATATCCTCGGTGGTACCCCGGCTAAAGATAATTCTGGTTGGGAAACTGTAGGCGAAGCAGTAGAG GTTAAAGTACCTGTAGCCAATGATGATCAGTTGGAAGACGCTTCTGATCCTCCGACGATGTCTGAGGAAGCTTGCCTCGATGTTCTGATGGCTCTTGATGCAGGAACTTCCAACGTAACCAGTACCATGGAGGCCCTCGCTTTGGAACAAGATCGCCGTCCTCGTGGGAGGTGCTACAGATCGAG GGATGGACCATTCATCGGCATTCCTGGCTCTCAAAGATTTTGCTACGGACCCCTCTACGTCGTCTACGGACAATACCGGTATTGCTGTCCTAATTGGTATGAACATCCCATAGTCACGAGAAGAGGTAGACGGATCAGGTGTAGGTGTGCTTACGACTTTCAGTAA